In the genome of Cryptomeria japonica chromosome 8, Sugi_1.0, whole genome shotgun sequence, one region contains:
- the LOC131059990 gene encoding hexokinase-1 encodes MGKAVVGCAMACAAVSCAVAALLVARRVKSRSKWNRLVGILRDFEEGCSTPLQRLRQLVDAMAVEMHAGLASEGGSKLKMLLTFVDTLPTGDEEGVYYALDLGGTNFRALRVQLGGKAKRIMKQESTEVPIPAGLMNGTTEGLFDFIAEKLEAFVLSEDDSLQPIPGRQRELGFTFSFPIKQLSVSSGTLIKWTKGFAILDTIGKDIGDCLQKALTKKGLNMRVAALVNDTVGTLSWARYQDEDVMAAVILGTGTNACYVERADAITKCQLSKSGGMVVNMEWGNFWSSHLPRTIYDEDLDKASLNPGDQGFEKLVSGMYLGDIVRRVILRMAEESDFFGDSVPDSLRNPYILRTPLISAMHQDESADLQVVARVMKDNLGISNIPFKVRKLIVEVCDLVTQRAARLAAGGIVGILKKIGRDGAPGLTGSSRMKSDTTNKMKRTVIAMDGALYEHYPKFRQYLQEAVDELLGEETAQHVVIELFKGGSGIGAALIAASHSTYSDY; translated from the exons ATGGGAAAGGCGGTGGTGGGCTGTGCTATGGCTTGCGCCGCTGTGTCTTGTGCGGTGGCGGCGCTCTTGGTGGCGAGAAGGGTGAAGAGTCGATCCAAGTGGAACCGCTTGGTCGGCATTTTGAGAGATTTTGAAGAGGGGTGTTCGACTCCTTTACAGCGGTTGCGCCAGTTGGTGGACGCCATGGCCGTCGAGATGCATGCTGGATTGGCTTCTGAAGGCGGCAGTAAGCTCAAGATGCTGCTCACTTTCGTGGACACTCTTCCTACCGG GGATGAGGAGGGAGTGTATTATGCCCTGGACTTGGGTGGGACAAATTTCAGAGCATTGCGGGTTCAACTTGGTGGAAAAGCAAAAAGAATCATGAAACAAGAAAGTACAGAAGTTCCAATACCTGCTGGTTTAATGAATGGAACAACTGAG GGTCTTTTTGATTTCATTGCAGAGAAACTAGAAGCGTTTGTGCTGAGTGAAGATGATAGTTTACAGCCTATTCCTGGAAGGCAAAGGGAGCTCggctttactttttcttttccaaTAAAGCAGCTGTCTGTTTCCTCGGGCACACTCATCAAGTGGACAAAAGGATTTGCAATTTTAGACACG ATTGGAAAGGATATCGGGGATTGTTTACAGAAGGCACTTACCAAGAAAGGGCTAAATATGCGAGTTGCGGCTTTG GTGAATGACACTGTTGGGACACTTTCTTGGGCACGCTatcaagatgaggatgtcatggctgCAGTCATTCTTGGAACTGGAACAAATGCATGCTATGTAGAACGAGCAGATGCCATAACTAAATGCCAACTTTCAAAATCTGGTGGAATG GTTGTCAATATGGAGTGGGGGAATTTCTGGTCTTCTCATCTACCACGAACCATTTATGATGAAGATTTAGACAAAGCTAGTCTGAATCCTGGCGATCAG GGTTTTGAGAAACTGGTTTCAGGAATGTATCTTGGTGACATTGTTAGAAGGGTAATCCTTAGGATGGCAGAAGAATCAGATTTTTTTGGTGATTCAGTCCCTGATAGTCTTCGCAATCCATATATCCTCAG GACTCCTTTAATCTCAGCTATGCATCAGGATGAGTCTGCTGATCTGCAAGTAGTTGCTAGAGTAATGAAAGATAATTTAGGG ATTTCCAATATCCCTTTTAAAGTACGGAAGTTGATTGTGGAAGTGTGTGATTTAGTCACTCAGAGAGCAGCTCGTTTGGCAGCTGGTGGCATTGTTGGAATACTTAAGAAGATTGGCAGAGATGGAGCTCCAGGCTTAACAGGAAGTAGTAGGATGAAGAGTGACACAACAAATAAGATGAAGAGGACAGTTATTGCCATGGATGGGGCTCTTTATGAACATTACCCAAAATTTAGGCAGTATTTGCAGGAAGCTGTTGATGAGCTCCTCGGAGAGGAGACAGCTCAACATGTTGTTATAGAGTTATTCAAAGGTGGATCAGGAATTGGAGCTGCTCTAATTGCTGCTTCTCATTCTACTTACTCAGATTATTAG